Proteins from a single region of Calditrichota bacterium:
- the metG gene encoding methionine--tRNA ligase, with the protein MSEKKKILVTSALPYANGPIHLGHLAGAYLPADIYVRYQKLNKNDVIFICGTDEHGVPITIAAEKQGTTPQDVVDYYHENHKIHFEKFGIDFDNFSRTSLKIHHRTAQEFFLRLYRKKLLVTHTTEQFYCPKCKRFLADRYVVGTCPHCGNPEARGDQCEKCGKWLEPTQLIDPKCAVCGTTPILRQTTHWFLPLARFQDQIKAWIDSKTSWKDNVKNFCYGWFQEGLEDRAVTRDLDWGVPVPLKNHEGKVLYVWFEAPIGYISATKEWALKIGHPDRWKDYWLDPQTKLVHFIGKDNIVFHAIVWPAMLMGRGDYILPTDIPANEFLNLEGRKLSTSKNYAVWLDDYLKKFPPDPLRYTLAANAPESKDADFSWKEFQSRNNNELADILGNFVNRTLSFVDRYFNGKVPVPGAFDSLDAELIAQLEKAPTKIGALFEKYEVRAATRELMEISRFANKYFNDQEPWTTRRTNPEKCKTTLYLCLELSRALAILWHPILPFSSEKIWRMLNLPGTVKDQRWDDSSKLTLRPGHRLGNASILFKKIEDAVIEAESARLAAIAAGQEPTAPSMKTPREITKKTSETPKKAGKEKLMDKLSIDEFKKIDLRVAKVLTAEPVEGTDRLVKLQIDLGTEVRQIVAGIAKAYPPESLVGKTIIVVANLEPAVIRGVESNGMLLAASSGDYISVLTVDKDIEPGAKIK; encoded by the coding sequence ATGAGTGAAAAGAAAAAGATTCTAGTAACCAGCGCGCTTCCTTATGCGAACGGCCCCATTCATCTGGGTCATTTGGCCGGAGCCTATTTGCCTGCCGATATTTATGTGCGTTACCAGAAATTAAATAAAAATGATGTTATTTTTATCTGCGGCACCGATGAACACGGCGTGCCCATTACCATTGCCGCCGAAAAACAGGGAACAACGCCTCAGGATGTGGTCGATTACTATCATGAAAACCATAAAATCCATTTTGAAAAATTTGGAATCGATTTTGACAATTTTTCCCGTACCTCTCTTAAGATTCACCATCGGACGGCTCAAGAATTTTTCCTGCGCCTGTACCGGAAAAAATTGCTGGTGACCCACACAACGGAACAATTCTATTGCCCGAAGTGCAAGCGCTTTCTGGCCGATCGCTATGTGGTGGGCACCTGCCCTCACTGCGGAAACCCGGAGGCAAGGGGGGATCAGTGTGAAAAATGCGGCAAATGGTTAGAACCCACCCAGCTGATTGATCCCAAATGTGCCGTGTGCGGAACCACGCCCATCCTGAGGCAGACCACCCACTGGTTCCTGCCGTTGGCGCGCTTCCAGGATCAGATTAAGGCCTGGATCGATTCCAAAACCAGCTGGAAAGACAATGTCAAAAACTTTTGCTACGGCTGGTTCCAGGAAGGGCTGGAGGACCGTGCCGTTACGCGGGACCTGGACTGGGGTGTTCCCGTTCCCCTGAAAAACCACGAGGGCAAGGTTTTGTACGTCTGGTTTGAAGCCCCAATCGGGTACATTTCCGCTACAAAAGAATGGGCTCTTAAAATAGGCCATCCGGATCGGTGGAAAGATTACTGGCTCGATCCCCAAACCAAACTGGTGCATTTCATCGGCAAGGATAACATCGTTTTTCATGCCATTGTCTGGCCGGCTATGCTCATGGGCCGGGGAGATTACATTCTTCCAACGGACATTCCGGCCAATGAATTTCTGAACCTGGAGGGCCGAAAACTTTCCACAAGCAAGAACTATGCGGTCTGGCTGGATGATTATCTGAAAAAATTCCCTCCCGATCCGCTTCGGTACACACTTGCCGCCAATGCGCCTGAATCGAAAGACGCGGACTTTTCGTGGAAGGAATTTCAAAGTCGCAACAACAACGAACTGGCGGATATTCTGGGAAATTTCGTCAACCGAACCCTATCCTTCGTCGATCGGTATTTTAACGGAAAGGTGCCGGTACCGGGGGCTTTTGATTCCCTTGACGCGGAGCTAATTGCCCAACTGGAAAAGGCTCCCACCAAAATCGGTGCCCTTTTTGAAAAATATGAGGTTCGGGCCGCCACCCGCGAATTGATGGAGATATCCCGTTTCGCCAACAAATATTTCAATGATCAGGAGCCCTGGACCACTCGCAGGACGAACCCCGAAAAATGCAAGACTACACTTTATCTTTGCCTGGAACTGAGCCGGGCCCTGGCTATTTTGTGGCACCCCATCCTTCCGTTTTCTTCAGAAAAAATCTGGCGGATGCTCAATTTGCCGGGAACCGTAAAAGACCAGCGATGGGACGATAGTTCAAAATTGACGCTGCGCCCGGGGCACCGTCTGGGCAATGCATCTATTCTTTTCAAAAAGATCGAGGATGCTGTGATTGAGGCCGAATCGGCCCGTCTGGCTGCCATCGCCGCTGGACAGGAACCGACAGCGCCCTCCATGAAAACACCCCGGGAAATCACAAAAAAGACGAGCGAAACACCCAAAAAGGCAGGAAAGGAAAAATTGATGGATAAGCTTTCTATTGACGAATTCAAAAAAATAGATTTGCGGGTCGCAAAGGTTTTGACCGCTGAACCGGTTGAGGGTACCGATCGCCTGGTAAAATTGCAAATTGATCTGGGCACCGAAGTCCGGCAAATTGTGGCCGGAATTGCCAAAGCGTACCCGCCGGAAAGCCTGGTGGGAAAAACCATTATTGTCGTCGCCAATTTGGAGCCTGCCGTTATCCGCGGCGTGGAATCCAACGGAATGTTGTTGGCCGCTTCGTCCGGTGATTACATCTCCGTTCTTACCGTGGATAAAGACATTGAACCCGGCGCCAAAATTAAATAG
- a CDS encoding peptidoglycan DD-metalloendopeptidase family protein, which produces MLLFVLFGFFLQWVPSSSFVHAQKVSSKIQQKKLHSIRKEIQKYRKKYQSSKKKETSVLEQLARTEREMDLIRSLLRKLSVEEMKQRNQIFLQNKRLLKLTSNYQILKNDYARRAVRYYKEGPLLDLEILLSAKSINQALVWLKYRKRIMDADRRRIETLKRQKEEIAVQTDLLRKSWERQKALIAEKKKEQRNLSIQRTRRKKLLSRIRNNKKIYAQKLKEYQEAEAAIKSLIRSKEKTRTATATRRGEVSHFAALKGKLPWPTKGKIINHYGRVRNKKLHTIQENIGIDIRAPFGTPVRSAADGIVTAITWQRGRGNILIIDHYGGYYTVYAHLSEIDVVPGQKVHQGEEIGRVGNSGSLSGAMLHFEIWKNTKIINPEIWLKRRG; this is translated from the coding sequence TTGTTATTATTTGTCTTGTTCGGATTTTTTCTTCAATGGGTACCGTCTTCTTCGTTTGTACATGCCCAAAAGGTTTCTTCCAAAATACAGCAAAAAAAGCTGCATTCCATTCGAAAGGAAATCCAGAAATACCGCAAAAAGTACCAATCTTCCAAAAAAAAGGAGACCTCCGTTCTTGAACAGTTGGCACGGACCGAGAGGGAAATGGATCTCATTCGCTCACTTCTGCGAAAACTCTCCGTGGAAGAGATGAAGCAGCGAAATCAAATCTTCTTGCAGAATAAGCGTCTATTGAAACTGACATCGAATTACCAGATTTTAAAAAACGATTATGCCCGCCGGGCCGTTCGGTATTACAAAGAAGGTCCGCTTCTGGATTTGGAAATTCTTCTTTCGGCGAAATCCATTAATCAAGCCTTGGTCTGGTTAAAGTACCGAAAACGCATTATGGACGCCGACCGGCGGCGGATTGAGACACTCAAAAGACAAAAGGAAGAAATCGCCGTTCAAACGGATCTGTTGCGAAAAAGCTGGGAACGGCAGAAGGCGCTCATCGCCGAAAAGAAAAAGGAACAGCGCAACCTCTCTATTCAGCGGACCCGGCGAAAAAAATTACTGAGTCGGATCAGAAATAACAAAAAGATCTATGCTCAAAAACTCAAGGAATACCAGGAAGCCGAAGCAGCCATCAAATCGCTTATTCGGTCAAAAGAAAAAACACGAACGGCAACAGCCACCCGGCGAGGCGAAGTCAGCCACTTTGCTGCCCTTAAGGGCAAACTTCCCTGGCCAACAAAAGGGAAAATAATCAATCATTACGGACGTGTGCGAAACAAAAAGCTCCACACCATCCAGGAGAACATCGGCATCGATATTCGGGCCCCCTTCGGAACGCCTGTGCGCTCTGCTGCCGACGGCATCGTAACGGCGATTACGTGGCAGCGCGGCAGAGGGAACATCCTGATTATCGATCACTACGGCGGTTACTACACCGTTTATGCGCACCTCTCTGAAATTGATGTGGTTCCCGGACAAAAGGTGCATCAGGGAGAGGAAATTGGCCGGGTCGGAAATTCCGGATCTCTTTCGGGGGCCATGCTTCATTTCGAAATCTGGAAAAATACAAAGATCATTAATCCTGAAATCTGGTTAAAAAGGAGAGGTTAA
- a CDS encoding NupC/NupG family nucleoside CNT transporter: MVERLISFVGIFVLLGIAWLMSNNRKKIRFRTVWVGIGMQIVFALIILKTKPGLLLFDYSRIIIDKLLSFTDFGSVFLFGNLYRATPDIAREVGGGGPFQLMDASTGHFVNVGTIFAIHVLPTIIFFASLMSILYHWGIMQKFVAAMAWIMTKAMKVSGAESLSAASNIFVGQTEAPLVVKPYVSSMTMSELMAIMVGGFATVAGGIMAAYVRFGIDAGHLMAASVMSAPAALVMAKIIYPETKVPQTADMVKVNVEKNTENVIDAAAQGAAEGLRLALNVGAMLLAFIALIAMINYGLSFLHTSLKEIFGYIFMPISFFMGVPPKDLVEFGNLLGTKISINEFVAYVELGAIKSQLSPRTVIIATYALCGFANFSSIAIQIGGIGGIAPNRRGDLAKLGLRAMFGGALASWLTATIAGMII; the protein is encoded by the coding sequence ATGGTTGAACGATTAATCAGTTTTGTCGGAATTTTTGTCCTATTGGGCATTGCCTGGTTAATGTCCAATAATCGGAAGAAAATCAGGTTTCGAACGGTCTGGGTGGGCATTGGCATGCAAATTGTTTTTGCCCTGATTATCTTAAAAACAAAGCCCGGTTTGCTTCTGTTTGATTATTCCCGGATTATCATTGATAAACTATTGAGTTTTACGGATTTCGGTTCGGTGTTCTTGTTTGGAAATCTTTATCGGGCCACACCAGACATTGCGCGTGAAGTGGGGGGTGGAGGCCCCTTTCAATTAATGGATGCCAGCACGGGGCATTTTGTAAATGTGGGAACCATTTTCGCGATCCACGTGCTGCCCACGATCATTTTCTTTGCCTCTTTGATGTCCATTCTTTATCACTGGGGAATCATGCAAAAATTTGTAGCGGCTATGGCCTGGATTATGACAAAAGCCATGAAGGTAAGCGGTGCGGAATCGCTTTCGGCGGCTTCCAATATTTTTGTGGGTCAAACCGAAGCACCACTGGTAGTTAAACCCTATGTGTCAAGCATGACCATGTCTGAATTAATGGCCATTATGGTGGGTGGTTTTGCGACGGTTGCAGGGGGAATTATGGCGGCGTACGTGCGTTTCGGAATCGATGCGGGGCACCTCATGGCGGCCAGCGTCATGTCGGCGCCGGCAGCGCTGGTGATGGCAAAAATCATTTACCCAGAAACGAAAGTGCCCCAAACTGCGGACATGGTTAAGGTCAACGTAGAAAAGAATACGGAAAATGTGATCGATGCCGCGGCCCAGGGAGCAGCCGAGGGTCTGCGGTTGGCCTTGAACGTGGGGGCCATGCTTCTGGCATTTATCGCCCTCATCGCCATGATCAACTACGGACTGAGTTTTTTGCACACCAGTCTGAAAGAAATCTTCGGCTACATCTTCATGCCCATTTCATTTTTTATGGGTGTTCCCCCAAAAGATCTGGTTGAGTTTGGAAATTTATTGGGAACCAAGATTTCAATCAACGAATTTGTAGCCTACGTGGAACTGGGGGCCATCAAAAGCCAGCTTTCCCCGCGGACGGTCATTATTGCCACGTATGCCCTGTGCGGCTTTGCAAACTTCAGCTCCATTGCCATCCAAATTGGGGGGATCGGCGGAATTGCTCCCAACAGACGGGGAGATTTGGCCAAGCTGGGATTGCGGGCCATGTTCGGCGGGGCACTGGCATCCTGGCTGACGGCGACCATCGCAGGAATGATCATTTAA
- the holB gene encoding DNA polymerase III subunit delta', whose product MGFERVIGQENVKKMLRKILASGRISQSYIFHGPEGVGKDAMAIEFAKAINCLDETTIPCDTCPNCRQFGALTHPDFRLVYPTSSKEQEKDFSQKLRKKAKDPYVPLAKSSLAKILIDNTRDLKRFVSLKIYNAHYRVILISEADRMTEQAANSILKLLEEPPEKTVLILTTSKLNQLLPTIVSRCQVIPFSPLRPADIQAELLRRGTDETRAAVVSRLAQGNFRKAMIFLQEDYQALRDLALQSLIIAASSDDLERFSFVEKLASGKNKSLIKDFFALSLLWLRDTLIFHELRFDHPDWHAVLTNFDRLDDVQKLAILLEDRDIEDAISELEKLIDLIDKNIYINLILIDFMLLFKRQLI is encoded by the coding sequence ATGGGTTTTGAACGAGTCATCGGGCAGGAGAATGTCAAGAAAATGCTGCGCAAAATTCTGGCCAGCGGGCGGATATCCCAATCGTACATTTTCCACGGACCGGAAGGCGTTGGGAAAGATGCCATGGCTATCGAATTTGCCAAGGCCATAAACTGCCTCGACGAAACAACCATTCCGTGCGATACCTGCCCCAATTGCCGACAGTTCGGCGCCCTTACGCACCCGGATTTCCGTCTGGTCTACCCCACGTCATCCAAGGAGCAGGAGAAGGATTTCTCTCAAAAATTACGGAAAAAAGCAAAGGATCCGTACGTTCCGCTGGCCAAAAGCAGCCTGGCCAAAATCCTCATCGACAATACCCGGGATTTAAAGCGGTTTGTGTCGCTCAAAATCTACAATGCCCACTATCGGGTCATTCTTATATCTGAAGCCGATCGCATGACCGAACAGGCAGCCAATTCTATTCTAAAACTGCTGGAAGAGCCCCCTGAAAAGACCGTTCTTATTTTGACCACATCCAAGCTCAACCAGCTCCTGCCAACCATCGTTTCACGCTGCCAGGTCATTCCATTTTCTCCGCTGCGGCCCGCCGACATCCAGGCAGAATTGCTTCGAAGGGGAACAGACGAGACACGTGCGGCCGTGGTTTCCCGGCTGGCTCAGGGGAATTTCCGCAAAGCCATGATTTTCCTCCAGGAAGATTACCAGGCCCTTCGGGATCTGGCGCTTCAATCCCTGATCATTGCAGCGTCTTCCGATGATCTGGAACGCTTTTCCTTTGTCGAGAAACTGGCTTCCGGTAAAAATAAATCCCTGATAAAAGACTTTTTTGCCCTTTCCCTTCTGTGGCTTCGGGACACACTCATTTTTCACGAGCTCCGGTTTGATCATCCCGACTGGCATGCCGTGCTGACCAATTTCGACCGCCTGGACGATGTTCAAAAATTGGCCATTTTACTGGAGGATCGTGACATTGAAGATGCTATTTCCGAACTGGAAAAACTTATTGATTTAATTGATAAAAATATTTATATTAATCTAATTTTAATTGATTTTATGCTGTTATTTAAAAGACAGCTGATTTGA
- a CDS encoding DUF4931 domain-containing protein, producing MNELRRDPVSGRWTIVLTGEEVKITDLLSVPHAVTNQPSETCPFCEGNESLTPPEIFAIRQTDSSPNSPGWRIRVIPDRTPILQKHGDIDNRAAGIYDVLNGIGAHEILIEHPHHSINIPEFSPEHMTDILKTMQLRIKELKQDPRFRYVLVHKNYGEATGNTLRHAYSQILATPITPRRIRDELLNAKEYYSYKERCVFCDIVDEEIRRESRVVLNDGNFLVFEPFAAGRPFETWILPQRHETFFEMNTGLPALAEIFITVMSKMKNLLNDPSYLITLHNGPNIAASAKRGYWKTLKHDFHWHFEIVPRLRNRSSFELGSGIPINPVAPEVAARILRENKGE from the coding sequence ATGAATGAATTACGGCGAGACCCGGTGAGCGGCCGCTGGACGATTGTTCTGACGGGAGAAGAGGTTAAGATAACGGATTTATTATCCGTTCCTCACGCAGTGACTAACCAGCCCAGTGAAACCTGCCCCTTTTGCGAAGGAAACGAAAGCCTGACGCCCCCGGAGATCTTTGCGATCCGTCAAACCGATTCCAGCCCCAATTCTCCGGGATGGCGCATTCGTGTGATTCCGGATCGAACCCCCATCCTCCAAAAACACGGAGATATTGATAATCGGGCTGCGGGAATCTACGATGTTTTAAACGGCATTGGCGCCCACGAAATCCTGATTGAACATCCGCATCATTCCATTAATATTCCGGAATTTTCACCTGAGCACATGACGGACATCCTGAAAACCATGCAGCTCAGAATAAAGGAGTTGAAACAGGATCCCCGGTTCCGCTATGTTCTGGTTCATAAAAATTATGGCGAAGCGACCGGAAATACACTAAGGCACGCCTATTCTCAAATCTTGGCGACACCCATTACCCCCCGCCGAATCCGTGACGAATTGCTTAATGCAAAAGAATATTACAGTTACAAAGAACGCTGTGTCTTTTGCGATATCGTTGATGAAGAAATTCGGCGAGAGTCACGCGTGGTCTTGAATGATGGCAACTTTTTGGTTTTTGAACCGTTTGCGGCAGGACGGCCCTTCGAAACCTGGATTCTCCCCCAACGCCACGAGACCTTTTTTGAAATGAATACCGGGCTCCCGGCACTGGCCGAAATTTTCATTACAGTCATGTCAAAGATGAAAAATCTGCTAAATGATCCTTCCTATTTGATTACCCTGCATAACGGACCCAATATTGCCGCTTCGGCAAAACGGGGATACTGGAAGACTCTTAAACACGATTTTCATTGGCATTTTGAGATTGTGCCGCGTTTGCGAAACAGAAGTAGTTTTGAATTGGGTTCGGGCATTCCCATTAATCCGGTTGCACCGGAGGTTGCCGCACGAATCCTACGGGAAAACAAGGGAGAGTAA
- a CDS encoding stage 0 sporulation family protein has protein sequence MSQILEIGFKGNRKEYFSNPLQFPFRVGDYAIVEADRGEDLGIILQVGILASLKGIQDESNLRKILRKPNEKDLRRYEENRALERDAFDMCKVKITAHHLQMKLVDVEYQFDRNKLTFYFTADKRVDFRELVKDLASIYRTRIELRQIGVRDEARRLGGYGPCGRQLCCTSFLHEFDPITTQHAKEQNLPLNPTKLSGVCGRLKCCLRFERDFYQKANQRFPDVGSTIKTPDGVGTVERIDILKEEVYLRINGEGITRYSLDEITNLILQGKHENVKKNSNHHRSHKNKKGVS, from the coding sequence ATGAGTCAAATTCTGGAAATTGGGTTCAAGGGGAATCGAAAAGAATATTTCAGTAACCCTCTTCAATTTCCCTTTCGCGTCGGCGATTATGCCATTGTGGAAGCCGATCGGGGTGAAGACCTGGGCATTATTCTCCAGGTTGGAATTTTGGCCTCTCTGAAAGGCATCCAGGACGAATCCAACCTGAGAAAGATTTTACGGAAGCCAAACGAAAAAGATCTGCGGCGTTACGAAGAGAACCGCGCACTCGAACGGGATGCCTTCGACATGTGCAAAGTGAAAATCACGGCGCACCACCTCCAAATGAAGCTGGTAGACGTGGAATACCAATTTGATCGCAATAAATTAACCTTTTATTTTACTGCAGATAAACGTGTCGACTTTCGTGAACTGGTCAAGGACCTTGCCTCAATTTATCGGACGCGTATTGAACTTCGGCAAATTGGTGTTCGCGATGAAGCCAGACGATTGGGCGGATACGGACCTTGCGGCCGCCAGCTCTGCTGTACCAGTTTTTTGCACGAATTTGATCCGATCACCACGCAACACGCCAAGGAACAGAATTTACCGCTCAATCCTACAAAACTATCCGGGGTTTGTGGCCGGCTGAAATGTTGTTTACGTTTTGAGCGCGATTTCTACCAGAAAGCCAACCAGCGTTTCCCGGACGTGGGCAGTACCATTAAAACACCCGATGGTGTTGGAACAGTTGAACGGATTGATATTTTGAAAGAGGAGGTTTACCTGCGAATAAACGGCGAAGGCATCACCCGATACAGTCTGGACGAAATCACAAATCTTATTTTGCAGGGAAAACACGAAAATGTGAAGAAAAATTCCAATCACCATCGGTCACATAAGAATAAAAAAGGTGTTTCATGA
- a CDS encoding thymidine kinase, with protein MNIFRDRNIGWIEVICGPMYSGKTEELIRRLRRAQIARQKVAIFKPKIDTRYSNDHIVSHSEQQLPSVSVETVTEIRKYAAEAEVIGIDEAQFFGMDLIPLCQDLADSGKRVIVAGLDLDYRGEPFEPIPQLLAVAEYITKTLAICMVCGNPASRTQRLTKDEARVVVGGQDVYEARCRKCFVPPHK; from the coding sequence ATGAATATTTTTCGTGATCGAAATATCGGATGGATTGAAGTAATTTGCGGTCCAATGTACAGTGGAAAAACGGAAGAACTGATCCGGCGGTTGAGACGGGCCCAAATTGCCAGGCAAAAGGTGGCCATTTTTAAGCCAAAAATTGATACGCGCTACAGCAATGATCACATTGTTTCCCACAGTGAGCAGCAATTGCCTTCCGTGTCTGTGGAAACGGTGACCGAGATTCGCAAATATGCGGCAGAAGCAGAGGTCATTGGTATTGACGAGGCACAGTTTTTTGGAATGGACCTGATCCCGTTATGCCAGGACCTGGCGGACAGCGGAAAGCGGGTGATTGTGGCCGGATTGGATCTGGATTACCGGGGAGAACCCTTTGAACCGATTCCTCAGCTGTTGGCAGTTGCAGAATACATTACGAAGACATTGGCCATTTGCATGGTGTGTGGAAATCCGGCCAGTCGGACCCAGCGGTTAACCAAAGATGAAGCCCGGGTGGTGGTCGGCGGGCAGGATGTTTACGAGGCCAGATGTCGGAAGTGCTTTGTTCCACCCCATAAGTAA
- a CDS encoding purine-nucleoside phosphorylase: MSDYKRELEEAKNFLEKQVPKFPSIGIILGSGLGNFAEELSDTIEISTKEIPHYPVSTVSGHAGKWIFGRISGKYVLAMKGRVHFYEGYPMRRVVFPTHLMGEIGIQTLLVTNASGGINPLFRPGDLMLIEDHINLFFTNPLIGKAESEFGPRFPDMSHPYDPNLMALAERVAAEEKIYLQKGVLIGSRGPTYETAAEIRMFQRLGGDAATMSTIPEVIAANHRGMRVLGISCITNLATGLSAQPLSHKEVTLVADQVREKFHRLVKAILKALPNENRR, translated from the coding sequence ATGTCAGATTACAAACGAGAGTTAGAAGAAGCAAAGAACTTTTTGGAAAAGCAGGTGCCGAAGTTTCCATCCATCGGAATCATTCTGGGATCGGGATTGGGAAATTTCGCAGAAGAGTTGTCGGATACGATTGAGATTTCGACGAAGGAGATTCCTCATTATCCGGTTTCAACCGTGAGCGGCCACGCCGGGAAGTGGATTTTCGGCAGGATTTCCGGAAAATATGTGCTGGCGATGAAGGGGCGCGTTCATTTCTACGAGGGATACCCGATGCGCCGCGTGGTTTTTCCAACCCATCTCATGGGTGAAATCGGTATTCAAACCCTGTTGGTTACAAACGCTTCGGGTGGAATAAATCCGCTTTTTCGCCCGGGCGACCTGATGCTGATTGAAGACCACATCAATCTTTTTTTTACGAATCCGCTGATCGGGAAAGCAGAATCGGAATTTGGGCCGCGATTCCCGGATATGTCCCATCCGTACGATCCGAACTTGATGGCACTTGCGGAAAGAGTGGCCGCAGAAGAAAAAATCTATTTACAAAAAGGGGTGTTGATCGGGAGCCGCGGCCCCACCTACGAAACAGCGGCGGAAATTCGAATGTTTCAGCGGTTGGGCGGAGATGCGGCCACCATGTCCACCATACCGGAGGTCATTGCCGCCAATCACAGGGGAATGCGGGTGTTGGGAATTTCCTGTATCACCAATCTGGCAACCGGCCTTTCGGCCCAACCCCTTTCGCACAAGGAGGTTACCCTTGTTGCTGACCAGGTCAGAGAAAAATTTCACCGTCTGGTAAAGGCCATTCTTAAAGCACTGCCAAATGAAAACCGGAGGTAG